In Caulobacter segnis ATCC 21756, the sequence CATCGCGCACGCATAGACCAGCACCTCCACGCCCGCCGCCGCCGCCGCGTCGAGCCCGCGCGCGAAGGCCGGGTCCAGGTCGGCGCAGGCCTGGAACGCCTCGCAATCCTCGCGCTGAACGACGAACAGCGCCACGGCCCGTTCGCCCAGCGCCACGCGGGCGGCGAGTTCCAAGAGGTGCCGCGTCGAGCGCTCGGCCTTGCAGTCGGGGAATTCGGCCAGGCCTGGGACGCGCGAGAAGTGGCAGTTCTTGACCTCCAGCCAGCAGGGCGGGCGGCCTTCGCCGGTCAGCAGGAAGTCGACCCGGCTGGCCTCGCCATACTTCACCTCCGGACGGATGGTCTCATAGCCGGAGAGTTCCGGGATCGCGCCGGCCGCCAGGGCCTCGGCGACCAGCTTGTTGGGCAGCAGAGTGTTGACGCCGACCAATACGCTTTCTTGGGGAGCGTTTCCCTGCTCGACCATCTGCAGAGTGTAGGCGAGCTTGCGCTTGGGGTCGGGCGACCATGAGGCCCAGGCGACCTGGCCCGGGTCCTTCACGCCCAGCATGGCGCCGGGGTTGGGGCAGTGGGCCGTGACTTCCTGGCCGTCGTCGAGGACGAGGTCGGCGAAGAAGCGCTTGTAGCGCGACACCAGTCGGCCGCGAACGAGCGGTTGCGGGAGCAGCATGCGAAGCCTAAGTCGATCCTCGAAGACCAGACGGCGATGTAGGGGATCCAGACGATGACGGCCACCCAATCCGAGCGCGTGACGGCGGCGGTGATGATCATCGGCGACGAGATCCTCTCGGGCCGCACTCAGGACACCAACCTTTCAGCCATCGCCAAGTACCTGGCGACCTACGGCGTCGATCTCTGCGAAGCCCGCGTGGTGCCCGACGTCGAGCAGGAGATCATCGACGCGGTCAACGCGCTGCGGACCAAGTACGACTACGTCATCACCACCGGCGGCATCGGTCCGACCCACGACGACATCACCGCCGACTCGATCGCCAAGGCGTTTGGCGTCACCGCGCCCGAGCATCCCGAGATCATGGCCATGCTGCGCGAACGTTGGGGCGAGCCGAACGCCGCCCGCCGCCGCATGGCGCACGTGCCCGAGGGCGGCAGCCTGGTGAAGAACCCCGTGCAGGGGCCGCCCGGCTTCCAGAAGGAGAACGTCTTCGTCCTGGCCGGCGTGCCGGCGATCATGCGCGGCATGCTGGAGGACGTCGGCCCGCGCCTGCGGACCGGGGCGGTGGTGCTGTCCAAGACCGTGCGCGTCACCGGTACGGGCGAGGGCGTCATCGCCGCGCCGCTGGAAGCGGTGGCCAAGGCCCATCCAGACATGTCGCTGGGCAGCTATCCGTTCTTCAGCCCGCCGGATGTCTATGGCGCCAACCTGGTGCTTCGCGGTCGCGACGCGGCCGAGCTGGAGGTGGCGGTGAATGAGCTGATGGCGGCGCTGGAAGAGGCCGAGGCCAACAATATCGAGCTGGTGGCGAGCCCGGCTTAAGCAGGCCTATTCGTCGTCGGCGATCGCCTTGGCCAGGTCCGCCAGGTGGCGACGCATGCCGGTCGACTCGATCGCCACATAGGCGCGCGCCAGTTCTGGGCCGCCGGGCGTGGACCAGAACTCGGCCATCTCGTTGGCGAGGTCGGCGGCGGTGGTGTCGGCGCCTTCCGGATCGTCCAGCCCCTCGAAGAAGAAGCCGATCGGCGTCTTGAGGAACATGGCCGTCGCGTGCAGCTTGCTGGCGCTGATGCGGTTCGCGCCGCCCTCGTACTTCTGCACCTGCTGGAACGTCAGTCCCAGGGCGTCGGCCAGCGCTTGCTGGGAATAACCCAGATCCTTGCGCCTCATACGCAGCCGGCGCCCGACGTGGACGTCGACGGGATCGGGGGTCTTGTCTTCAGCCATGGGTCAAGCACTCGAACGCAACAGAGGACGGACGATAGTCTTGCCCGGCGATTGGGCAAGCCGCTCGCCGCGCCAGGAGCGCCAAAAGACACACCGCCCGATCGGCTCGCCGATCAACGAGTATGTCTCAGCCTCTCCCAGAAACCGTCGCAATTCTGGCGAGAGTCGAGCCGTTGAGAAATGACTATTGCAGCGCTGAGTGTCGATTCAGCTGACGCGAGAAGTGCCTCGGTCAGCTCGGCCGTGGGTAGCGGCCGTGTGGGCTGGAAACCGGTTTCTCGCGCGCGCCGAGGCTGAGGTTGTTGGTAGGGACGGTGGGACTCGAACCCACACGGATTGCTCCAACGGATTTTAAGTCCGGCGCGTCTACCGATTCCGCCACGTCCCCATCTTCTCGACCCCTTAAGCCATCGCGGCGTCGGGGTCGAGAAGGGGGAGGTCCGTCGCGTTAGCGGACGACGGCGCGGGCCTGGCGATCCAGGGCGCGCGCCTGGTCGTCGGTCACCTCATACTCGCCCGGGCCGCCGACGGTGGCCGAGACGTTCGTGGCGGCCTGGGTGGCGTCCACGGCGCCGCCGCTGCGCGTCGCGCCGTTCTGGAGCCAGTCGATGTAGAGAAGGCGGTCCGCGGCTTCGAGACCGGCGTCGAAGCTGTCGGCGCGCCAGCCCCGCGTGATCGTCACGCCTTGGCCGTCACGCGCGACGCTCTGGTAGTAGGTCTTGGCGCTGTTCAGCCGACCGGTCAGTTGGTAGCCGGTCGCGAGGTTGAAGCGGTTCTCGACCGTGGGCTCGGCCGCGGTGGCGCGCTTCTGCAAGTTGGTCGCCAGCCAATTATTGCCGCGCGCGATCTCAAAGAGGGCCTTGTCCGCGTCTTCGCGAGCGTCCGAAGCGGCGAAGGCTGCGCCCGCCGCTCCAAGAGTCAGGGCGCCAGCAATGGCCGAAATGAGAAAAGCTTTGCCATTCCGCATGATGAATTCTCCGAATGGTGTCGCTAGGGGGAAGTGGATGTGGTGAAGTTGCTTGGCCAAGCTGGAGAATTAGCGATACTGGATTTGATTTGTTCCACATCATTTGAAAATTGTTTACGCAAAGCTTTACCTTGGCGTGGCGATATTGTGGCGTGTCTGCAAAACTGGCGGGCGTGCGCCCGATTTTGACAAGGCGCTCGTGCGGAAGACCATCGGCGAAGCTGGTCTCGACGTCCCTGGCGAGCGTGATAGCGTCGCCCCTCGAATTCGACGGGGGGACTGATGCACCAAGGGATCAAGACTGTGGCGGCCGGGTTGCTGGCGGGCCTGTTGAGCGCGGCGTCGGCTCATGCGGCGGAGGTCGCGGCGGTCACCGCCGCGCGGCTGCTGGACGTGGCCTCCGGCAAATATGTCGACAACCCTCTGGTCATCGTCACCGACGGGCGGATCACCGCCGTCGGCAAGAAGGGCGACGCCGTTCCGGCCGGGGCGAAGGTGGTCGACCTGCCGGGCGCGACCCTGCTGCCGGGCCTGATCGACATGCACGTGCACCTCGACAGCCTGGCGGAGATCGGCGGGTACAACAGCTTGCAGTACAGCGACCGCTTCTGGAGCGTGGTGCAGACCGCCAACGCGCGGAAGACGCTCGAGGCGGGCTTCACGACGGTCCGCAACGTCGGCGCGGCCGACTATGACGACGTGGGCCTGCGCGAGGCGATCGACGCCGGCTACGTGCTCGGGCCGCGCGTGGTCACCGCCGCCATCTCGTTCGGCGCCACCGGCGGCCATTGCGACTCGACCTTCTTCCCGCCGTCGATGGACGAGAAGAGCCCGTTCAACAGCGACAGCCCCGACGAGGCGCGCAAGGTCGTCCGGACGCTCAAGAAGTACGGCGCCCAGGTGATCAAGATCTGCGCCACGGGCGGGGTCTTCTCGCGCGGCAACGAGCCCGGCCAGCAGCAACTGACCTATGAAGAGATGAGGGCGGTTGTCGACGAGGCCCACATGGCCGGGCTCAAGGTCGCCGCCCACGCCCACGGCGCCTCGGGCATCCGCGAGGCGGTCCGGGCCGGGGTGGACACCATCGAGCACGCCAGCCTGGTCGACGACGAGGGGATCAAGCTGGCGGTCCAGAAGGGCGCCTACTTCTCGATGGACATCTACAACACCGACTACACTCAGGCCGAGGGCAAGAAGAACGGGGTCCTCGAGGACAACCTGCGCAAGGATCGCGACATCGGCGAGATCCAACGGCAGAACTTCAAGAAGGCGCTGAAGGCCGGGGTGAAGATGGTCTACGGCACGGACGCCGGGATCTATCCGCATGGCGACAACGCCAAGCAGTTCGCGGTGATGGTGCGCTATGGCGCTACGCCCCTGCAGGCCATCCAGGCCGCGACAATCACCGCCGCCGAGGCCCTCGGCCAGAGCAAGGATGTGGGACAGGTCTCGGCCGGCCACTACGGCGACATGATCGCCGTGGCGGGGGACCCTTTGACGGACGTCACCGTGCTGGAAAAGCCGGTCTTCGTGATGAAGGGCGGCGCGGTGATCCAGCGGCCCTGAGAAAGGTTTCTTGCGAGAAATGAAGTTTCGTCGCCGACATCAAATCTCGCGAGTTCTTCGAAGATAAGTGCGCCATCGGCCCCCATCGCGGGGCGATGGCGGTGAAAATGGGTTCTTATGGCCGTGCTTTGTGCATAATCGTGCCTTTCTGAAAGCGCGTCTGCTGGGGCGGCGCGCGAAGGTGAGGGGCTCTTGATGATGCACGCTTCGTTCCCGCGACGGGCCATGGCCCTGGTCGCGTCGGCGGCCTTCATGGCGCTGTCGGCGGGTGCGGTCCTGGCGGCCGACGGTTACCAGACCCCGCCGGCGCCGATCGCCCAGATCCTCGACTCGCCGCAGACGCCCGGCGTCGCCGTCAGCCCCGACCGCAAGGTGCTGGCCCAGTTGGGCCGCGAGAACCTGCCGTCGATCGCGGCGGTCTCCGAGCCGATCCTGCGGCTGGGCGGCTATCGGATCAATCCGCGCACCAACGGTCCGATCGAGGCGCGGGCCAACTGGCTGAACAGCCTGGCGTTCGAGGACGTCGCGACCGGCAAGGTCCGCCCCGTCAGCCTGCCCGCCGGAGCGCGCTTCATCGCGCCCAGCTGGTCGCCGGACGGCTCCAAGCTAGCTTTCGTGCTGGACGCCAAGTCGGGCCTGGAGCTGTGGGTGGCCGACGTCAAGGCCGCCACCGCCCGCAAGGTGACCGAGGCGCGGGTCAACGCCGCCCTGGCCGTCGCGACGCCTGGCGGCGTGACCGGCGTCTATGACTGGCTGCCCGACGGCTCGGGACTGCTGGCGCCGATGACCGTCGCCGATCGCGGCGCTCCGCCCGCCGCGGATGTCACGCCTAACGGCCCGACGATCCAGGAATCCAAGGGGCGCACCGCCGCGATCCGCACCTATCAGGATCTGCTGTCCAACGCCCATGACGAGGCGCTGTTCGACTACTACTTCACCTCGCAGCTGACCCGCGT encodes:
- the sfsA gene encoding DNA/RNA nuclease SfsA, with the protein product MLLPQPLVRGRLVSRYKRFFADLVLDDGQEVTAHCPNPGAMLGVKDPGQVAWASWSPDPKRKLAYTLQMVEQGNAPQESVLVGVNTLLPNKLVAEALAAGAIPELSGYETIRPEVKYGEASRVDFLLTGEGRPPCWLEVKNCHFSRVPGLAEFPDCKAERSTRHLLELAARVALGERAVALFVVQREDCEAFQACADLDPAFARGLDAAAAAGVEVLVYACAMNTDAVRIARRILWTNAHLTAI
- a CDS encoding helix-turn-helix domain-containing protein, which gives rise to MAEDKTPDPVDVHVGRRLRMRRKDLGYSQQALADALGLTFQQVQKYEGGANRISASKLHATAMFLKTPIGFFFEGLDDPEGADTTAADLANEMAEFWSTPGGPELARAYVAIESTGMRRHLADLAKAIADDE
- a CDS encoding competence/damage-inducible protein A, with protein sequence MTATQSERVTAAVMIIGDEILSGRTQDTNLSAIAKYLATYGVDLCEARVVPDVEQEIIDAVNALRTKYDYVITTGGIGPTHDDITADSIAKAFGVTAPEHPEIMAMLRERWGEPNAARRRMAHVPEGGSLVKNPVQGPPGFQKENVFVLAGVPAIMRGMLEDVGPRLRTGAVVLSKTVRVTGTGEGVIAAPLEAVAKAHPDMSLGSYPFFSPPDVYGANLVLRGRDAAELEVAVNELMAALEEAEANNIELVASPA
- a CDS encoding Xaa-Pro dipeptidase; the protein is MHQGIKTVAAGLLAGLLSAASAHAAEVAAVTAARLLDVASGKYVDNPLVIVTDGRITAVGKKGDAVPAGAKVVDLPGATLLPGLIDMHVHLDSLAEIGGYNSLQYSDRFWSVVQTANARKTLEAGFTTVRNVGAADYDDVGLREAIDAGYVLGPRVVTAAISFGATGGHCDSTFFPPSMDEKSPFNSDSPDEARKVVRTLKKYGAQVIKICATGGVFSRGNEPGQQQLTYEEMRAVVDEAHMAGLKVAAHAHGASGIREAVRAGVDTIEHASLVDDEGIKLAVQKGAYFSMDIYNTDYTQAEGKKNGVLEDNLRKDRDIGEIQRQNFKKALKAGVKMVYGTDAGIYPHGDNAKQFAVMVRYGATPLQAIQAATITAAEALGQSKDVGQVSAGHYGDMIAVAGDPLTDVTVLEKPVFVMKGGAVIQRP